The Leptospira koniambonensis genome window below encodes:
- a CDS encoding HD domain-containing phosphohydrolase, translated as MESKFKQYIVTDSATLAGRLSILRTKMSAELINLKDFFESKEIRDTPQFVDILFYISDKTLESEHSKIREQLKNNPLILARFILNADLGYEGYKNTEIEDDLIFGILPEITSDLHLSKTLANGFLHLHMITDQFDLLHKINTAKYEINRLTRIGISLANEKDFDKLLREILYSAREICNADSGSLYLVEQDDIGFIRNLRFKISALSIDTEEFILPINKSSIAGYVAETGKVLNIQDVYDLPADAEFSFNSNFDILSNYHTKSMLVVPMKGHRGDVVGVLQLINRKRNFSQKLSVEQMKGEEIQPFDDYSTQLVLGVAGQAAVAIQNNYLLREIETLFEGFVTASVNAIEARDPTTSGHSFRVAVLTVGLAETLDRVDFGKYKETKFSKEQLKEIRYASLLHDFGKVGVREKVLVKAKKLEDLEIGLIDWRFRYLKKDFESKLNLRKVEYLKKHGPTGYIDFEKAIEFEFNEECKRLTSMFQIISQSNEPSILEEANSQFLEEIAKIQYITTEGENLELISPYEFGFLTIKKGSLDFDERKEIESHVEHTFQFLSKIPWTNDLKMVPTIAHAHHEKLNGTGYPRGLSGEDIPIQSRIMTISDIFDALTDQDRPYKKAVPVDRALDILEMEAKENHLDGDLLKVFVESKVWEKLNHQGHLK; from the coding sequence ATGGAATCCAAGTTTAAGCAATATATCGTAACGGATTCCGCTACTCTTGCAGGAAGACTTTCGATCCTCCGTACCAAGATGTCGGCTGAGCTGATCAATCTGAAAGACTTTTTTGAGTCTAAAGAAATCAGAGATACTCCTCAGTTCGTAGACATTTTATTTTATATCTCCGACAAAACTTTAGAGTCGGAACATAGTAAGATCAGAGAACAACTCAAGAATAATCCTCTAATACTAGCCCGGTTTATTTTGAACGCTGACCTTGGTTACGAAGGTTATAAAAATACGGAAATCGAAGATGATCTGATTTTTGGAATATTGCCTGAGATCACTTCTGATCTTCATCTTTCTAAAACATTAGCAAACGGATTTTTGCATCTGCATATGATCACGGATCAGTTTGATCTATTACATAAGATCAATACTGCAAAATATGAGATCAACAGATTGACCAGGATCGGTATCAGCTTAGCTAACGAAAAAGATTTTGATAAACTTTTAAGAGAGATCTTATATAGTGCAAGAGAGATCTGTAATGCAGACTCAGGTTCCTTATATCTTGTAGAACAAGACGATATAGGATTTATTCGAAATTTACGTTTTAAAATTTCAGCATTGAGCATTGATACAGAAGAATTCATTCTTCCGATCAATAAATCCAGTATTGCAGGTTATGTTGCGGAAACTGGTAAAGTCCTGAACATACAAGATGTTTATGATCTGCCTGCCGATGCAGAATTCTCTTTCAATAGTAATTTTGATATATTATCGAATTATCATACAAAATCCATGTTAGTCGTTCCTATGAAAGGTCATAGGGGAGATGTAGTAGGTGTTCTTCAGCTCATTAACCGCAAAAGGAATTTTAGCCAGAAATTGAGTGTAGAACAGATGAAAGGGGAGGAAATCCAACCTTTCGATGATTATTCCACTCAACTTGTGCTTGGAGTTGCGGGACAAGCAGCCGTAGCCATCCAAAACAATTATCTATTGAGAGAAATCGAAACATTATTCGAAGGATTTGTAACTGCATCAGTAAATGCGATCGAAGCCAGGGACCCAACCACAAGTGGTCACTCTTTTAGAGTTGCTGTATTGACAGTTGGACTTGCGGAAACATTAGATCGAGTAGACTTCGGAAAATATAAGGAAACAAAATTTTCCAAAGAACAGCTCAAAGAGATCCGATACGCTTCTTTACTTCACGATTTCGGGAAGGTTGGAGTTCGAGAAAAAGTTTTGGTTAAGGCCAAAAAATTAGAAGATCTTGAGATCGGTCTGATTGATTGGAGATTCCGCTACTTAAAAAAAGATTTCGAATCTAAATTAAACTTAAGAAAAGTAGAATATTTAAAAAAACATGGACCTACAGGATACATAGATTTTGAAAAAGCGATAGAATTTGAGTTCAATGAAGAATGTAAAAGACTTACTTCTATGTTCCAGATCATCAGCCAGAGTAATGAACCTTCTATATTAGAAGAAGCGAATTCTCAGTTTTTAGAAGAGATCGCCAAGATACAGTACATCACGACAGAAGGAGAAAATTTAGAACTTATCTCTCCTTATGAATTTGGATTTTTAACCATCAAAAAAGGTTCTTTGGATTTTGATGAAAGAAAAGAGATTGAATCCCACGTAGAGCATACATTTCAGTTCCTAAGTAAGATCCCTTGGACAAATGATCTAAAGATGGTGCCAACCATTGCACATGCTCACCACGAAAAATTAAATGGAACAGGATATCCAAGAGGACTTTCCGGAGAAGATATCCCGATCCAATCTAGGATCATGACTATCTCAGATATATTCGATGCATTGACTGATCAAGATAGACCGTATAAAAAAGCGGTTCCTGTAGATAGAGCCTTGGACATTTTAGAAATGGAAGCCAAGGAAAATCATTTGGATGGAGATCTATTAAAAGTATTCGTAGAGTCCAAGGTCTGGGAAAAATTAAACCACCAAGGACATCTTAAATAA
- the murD gene encoding UDP-N-acetylmuramoyl-L-alanine--D-glutamate ligase: MKNFPTSLLGQRVLVLGGGVSGMAALRLLKERQANAVLCNSEAVPDSNVTFVGEDVILADLLPIALIIKSPGISPSHSVISQANSLAIPVVSEVELARAFYSGKLIGVTGTDGKSTTTSLTTHLVSEDFPGATAGGNIGLAFSDFCLKPVPLSVLELSSYQLEDSGPLELNVSVILNLASDHLERHKNLDNYFAAKTRIVDSTNPRHTLVTSSKLFKERIQILGWSCKILVFGRESGNDAIISEEERTIKTAKAIYDAKNFPLPGGHNLDNLAASILASEAIGAKPEHIQNLIGTFKGLPHRFQHAGKAAGISFINDSKSTNLHSMLAGLNTWKDKKGTFLILGGRPKAEPLGPLKEFLATGVGWVLLIGEARETWAPVISPILGAHLILADNLEEGFSQIKTAVRSGRARVSSVIFSPACASFDLYKNFEERGEHFLKLVSDWTREEP; this comes from the coding sequence ATGAAGAATTTTCCTACCTCCTTATTAGGCCAAAGAGTCCTGGTTCTCGGCGGGGGAGTTTCCGGCATGGCGGCTCTCCGACTCTTGAAAGAGAGACAGGCGAATGCCGTTCTTTGTAATTCGGAAGCCGTGCCAGATTCAAATGTAACGTTCGTAGGCGAAGATGTAATCTTAGCTGACCTTCTTCCAATCGCACTCATCATAAAAAGTCCAGGCATTTCTCCTTCTCATTCTGTAATTTCCCAAGCAAATTCTCTCGCGATCCCAGTAGTTTCCGAAGTTGAATTAGCAAGAGCATTCTATTCCGGAAAATTGATAGGAGTAACAGGCACAGACGGAAAATCCACGACAACTTCTCTGACTACTCATTTAGTTTCTGAAGATTTTCCTGGAGCGACTGCAGGTGGAAATATTGGTTTGGCCTTCAGCGATTTTTGTCTAAAACCGGTTCCACTTTCAGTGTTGGAACTTTCTAGCTATCAGTTAGAAGATTCTGGTCCTTTAGAACTTAACGTATCTGTAATATTAAATCTTGCCTCGGATCATTTAGAAAGGCATAAAAATTTAGATAATTATTTTGCAGCAAAAACTCGAATTGTAGATTCCACTAACCCTCGTCATACTCTTGTGACCAGTTCTAAACTTTTTAAAGAAAGAATCCAGATATTGGGATGGTCTTGTAAAATTTTGGTCTTCGGCAGAGAATCAGGAAATGATGCGATCATCTCGGAAGAAGAAAGAACAATCAAAACTGCAAAAGCAATTTATGATGCTAAAAACTTTCCTCTCCCAGGCGGTCATAATTTAGATAATCTGGCAGCTTCTATCCTAGCCTCAGAAGCTATCGGTGCTAAACCGGAGCATATCCAAAACCTAATTGGGACTTTTAAAGGACTTCCTCATCGTTTCCAACATGCAGGAAAAGCGGCAGGTATTTCTTTTATCAATGATTCCAAATCTACGAACCTTCATAGTATGCTTGCCGGTTTAAACACTTGGAAGGACAAAAAAGGGACCTTTCTTATTTTAGGTGGAAGACCAAAAGCTGAACCTTTAGGACCTCTGAAAGAATTTTTGGCCACAGGAGTCGGATGGGTTTTATTGATCGGAGAAGCAAGGGAGACCTGGGCTCCAGTGATCTCTCCTATCCTAGGTGCTCATTTAATATTAGCGGATAATTTGGAAGAAGGTTTTTCTCAAATCAAAACTGCAGTGCGTTCAGGAAGAGCAAGAGTTTCGTCTGTAATATTTTCACCAGCTTGTGCAAGTTTTGATCTATATAAAAACTTTGAAGAAAGAGGAGAACATTTTTTAAAATTAGTCTCCGATTGGACCAGAGAGGAACCTTAG
- a CDS encoding STAS domain-containing protein, with product MLDHKVQDGVLIVYLKGRLDVSIANEVEENLNDLIDNQGHTRVILNMQDVDYMSSSGFRACISTLRKLNAKEGGLKICGIKPAVKRIFDVIELTSLFDIRETEDEALRTFRA from the coding sequence TTGCTCGATCATAAGGTACAGGACGGAGTTCTAATAGTTTACCTCAAGGGACGTTTGGACGTTTCCATCGCAAACGAGGTGGAAGAAAATCTGAACGATCTAATCGATAACCAAGGACATACCAGGGTTATTCTGAACATGCAAGACGTAGATTATATGTCTTCATCCGGATTCAGGGCTTGTATTTCTACACTCAGAAAATTGAACGCAAAAGAAGGCGGTCTCAAAATTTGTGGGATCAAACCGGCGGTTAAAAGAATTTTCGATGTGATCGAACTTACTTCTTTATTTGATATCCGCGAAACTGAGGACGAGGCGCTTCGAACCTTTCGTGCATAA
- a CDS encoding indole-3-glycerol-phosphate synthase (involved in tryptophan biosynthesis; amino acid biosynthesis; converts 1-(2-carboxyphenylamino)-1-deoxy-D-ribulose 5-phosphate to C(1)-(3-indolyl)-glycerol 3-phosphat), whose translation MMALHRVLQEIVEEKKREIESIPEYKPAPFSGVGLWQSLRSRKFSIISECKKMSPSSGIIRQEYDAVSIAKTYSECGATAISVLTDKKFFGGSLEDLKNVSSQVNIPILRKDFIIDTKQVAEAREFGAAAILLIVRILTPEKLTELIKEAKKYNMDVLTEIHTEEEAIIATKAGANIVGINTRDLDDFSIHQDLVPKVASKLSPNIVKVGESGVKSKADLDEFRSHVDAALIGTYFMEKSDIRKAWLELF comes from the coding sequence ATGATGGCATTACATCGGGTTCTCCAAGAAATCGTAGAAGAAAAAAAAAGGGAAATCGAAAGTATTCCCGAATATAAACCTGCTCCATTTTCTGGAGTGGGTTTGTGGCAATCTCTACGTTCTCGCAAATTTTCAATCATCTCAGAATGTAAAAAAATGAGTCCTTCTTCCGGCATCATCCGGCAAGAATACGACGCAGTTTCTATCGCAAAAACTTATTCAGAATGTGGAGCTACTGCGATCTCAGTTCTCACTGATAAAAAATTTTTTGGCGGATCCCTTGAAGATCTCAAAAATGTTTCTTCTCAGGTCAATATACCTATATTAAGAAAAGATTTTATAATAGATACAAAACAAGTAGCTGAAGCTCGAGAATTTGGAGCAGCCGCGATCCTTCTTATTGTTCGTATACTTACACCTGAAAAACTCACTGAACTGATCAAAGAAGCCAAAAAATATAATATGGATGTTCTTACAGAGATCCATACAGAAGAAGAAGCAATCATCGCTACGAAAGCAGGAGCGAATATTGTTGGGATCAATACTAGAGATCTGGACGATTTTAGCATTCATCAGGATCTGGTTCCTAAGGTAGCTTCTAAACTTTCTCCTAATATAGTGAAAGTAGGAGAATCCGGGGTCAAAAGTAAGGCTGACTTGGACGAATTTCGTTCCCATGTGGACGCTGCACTTATCGGGACCTATTTTATGGAAAAGTCAGATATCCGTAAAGCCTGGCTGGAACTTTTCTGA
- a CDS encoding TMEM43 family protein, translating into MAFEESGEGSSIFGSIGDSFKGMLTGVVLFPLSLYLIFQVETCEQASAALKGALPASQAKPGIASYVTGKLSADALGGEFVKPGKYISYSQSSEVYAWEETSKEDSKTKKTIYDCELDWISSPKNPRNFKDPACKSKPFYQATVRDSDPLFASDGKIKTDEGKTYSVNLSKVDLTSAVPSVSPGSAELVKGIAEGDYIYLSQKCASNQTEGCERVSVSLVPVPEENMTFVGSVNGNSIGQFISEEGNKFLNASVGDFQSTMKDIQSDDNTMKWIMRAGCFIAMWVSFNLLAGPLLSLLSFIPLVGEFGKTALSLVFGVVAFVITAITILLVKFWYIWLILGLAAIGYAIYKKKAATA; encoded by the coding sequence ATGGCGTTTGAAGAATCAGGGGAAGGTTCGAGCATATTCGGATCGATTGGTGACTCGTTCAAAGGAATGTTGACTGGGGTAGTTTTATTCCCTCTTTCCTTATATTTGATATTTCAAGTGGAAACTTGTGAACAAGCAAGTGCGGCTCTCAAAGGTGCATTACCTGCATCCCAAGCAAAACCTGGGATTGCGTCTTATGTTACGGGTAAATTGAGCGCTGATGCATTGGGTGGAGAATTCGTAAAACCTGGAAAGTATATTTCCTATTCTCAATCTTCCGAAGTATACGCTTGGGAAGAAACTAGCAAAGAAGATTCTAAAACCAAAAAAACAATCTATGATTGTGAATTGGATTGGATCTCTTCTCCTAAAAATCCTAGAAATTTCAAAGATCCTGCATGTAAGTCTAAACCTTTTTACCAGGCTACTGTAAGGGATAGTGACCCTCTCTTTGCTTCCGACGGGAAAATTAAAACCGACGAAGGCAAAACCTATAGCGTGAATTTAAGCAAAGTGGATCTAACTTCTGCGGTACCTTCTGTGAGCCCAGGATCAGCGGAGTTGGTAAAAGGAATTGCTGAAGGGGATTATATCTACCTATCTCAAAAATGTGCAAGCAACCAAACTGAAGGTTGTGAAAGGGTCAGTGTATCTCTTGTCCCAGTTCCGGAAGAAAATATGACTTTCGTGGGATCAGTGAACGGAAACTCGATTGGTCAATTTATTAGCGAAGAAGGTAATAAATTTTTAAATGCCTCTGTGGGTGATTTCCAATCCACAATGAAGGACATCCAAAGCGATGATAATACAATGAAATGGATCATGAGAGCTGGTTGTTTTATCGCTATGTGGGTAAGTTTTAATCTTCTTGCGGGACCTTTACTTTCTCTTTTAAGTTTTATTCCTCTTGTGGGAGAATTTGGCAAAACCGCTCTTTCTCTAGTATTCGGAGTTGTGGCTTTCGTAATTACTGCGATTACCATTCTTCTTGTGAAGTTCTGGTATATTTGGTTAATATTGGGACTTGCTGCGATAGGTTACGCTATATACAAAAAGAAAGCGGCAACCGCTTAA